A genomic region of Chloroflexota bacterium contains the following coding sequences:
- a CDS encoding cob(I)yrinic acid a,c-diamide adenosyltransferase — translation MPRITKVYTRTGDNGTTALGGGQRVPKESLRVTAFGTVDELNSNLGVALAVGVSERLQAPLQAIQNELFHLGSDLCMLEEDKQKWPIPQIEARHIEALEQLMDELMDAVGPLENFILPGGSQTSAHLHVARTVCRRAERDVVALSREETIGSFVIKYLNRLSDALFVMARYENFVRNVPDVIWDSRA, via the coding sequence ATGCCCCGAATAACCAAAGTCTATACGCGAACTGGCGATAATGGCACAACCGCGCTTGGTGGTGGCCAACGAGTACCCAAGGAATCGTTGCGGGTTACGGCATTTGGCACAGTCGATGAGCTTAACTCCAATTTGGGCGTAGCCTTGGCGGTTGGCGTGAGCGAACGGCTCCAAGCCCCACTACAAGCCATCCAAAACGAGCTATTTCACCTTGGCTCCGACCTCTGTATGCTCGAAGAAGATAAACAAAAATGGCCGATTCCCCAAATTGAGGCGCGGCATATCGAGGCGCTTGAGCAGCTCATGGACGAATTGATGGATGCGGTTGGTCCACTGGAGAATTTTATTCTGCCTGGTGGCTCGCAAACCTCAGCTCATTTGCACGTTGCCCGCACAGTTTGCCGCCGCGCTGAGCGCGATGTCGTAGCGCTTAGCCGCGAAGAAACCATCGGCAGCTTTGTGATCAAATATCTCAATCGGCTTTCCGATGCATTATTTGTGATGGCCCGCTATGAGAATTTTGTACGCAACGTGCCCGATGTTATTTGGGATAGCCGCGCCTAA
- a CDS encoding cytochrome P450 produces the protein MQSLLNPYPWFKTMREQNPVYFDQTIGSWVVFRYADVKQVMTDYEHFSSAPPDRGDGMNMFANSMLMTDPPRHRQLRSLVNLAFTPRMIEQLHERIDGLVNRLLDDMLAQPEPDFIRDFATPLPMTVIAEMLGVPTADQDKFKYWTEQIITSSNNPDMSKIVPIYQEFGAYLFGMIEQRRNAPQADLISDLLKAQIDGESLTDMDLIGFCALLLVAGNETTTNLLGNAVRVFSEQPAIYAELRANPSLIPNVLDETLRYYSPVKAMPRHTHAEQQIGDVTIPAGQRVMAVIGSANRDESQFPNADTFDIQRKGNQHIAFGHGIHYCLGAPLARLEGKLALEAMLKRIETITIKPDAQLEPIPTPITFGVKNLPVLITTSE, from the coding sequence ATGCAATCCCTGTTGAACCCTTACCCGTGGTTTAAAACCATGCGTGAGCAAAATCCGGTCTATTTTGATCAAACGATTGGCTCGTGGGTGGTCTTTCGCTATGCCGATGTCAAGCAGGTTATGACCGATTACGAACACTTCTCCTCGGCTCCGCCCGACCGTGGCGATGGCATGAATATGTTTGCCAATAGCATGTTAATGACCGATCCGCCGCGCCATCGCCAGTTGCGTTCGTTGGTCAATTTGGCTTTTACTCCCCGTATGATCGAGCAATTGCACGAGCGGATCGATGGCTTGGTCAATCGTTTACTCGATGATATGTTGGCCCAACCAGAGCCAGATTTTATTCGCGATTTTGCTACGCCTCTGCCCATGACCGTGATCGCCGAAATGTTGGGCGTGCCCACCGCAGATCAAGATAAATTCAAATATTGGACTGAACAAATCATCACTTCGTCAAATAATCCTGATATGAGCAAAATCGTGCCAATTTACCAAGAATTTGGAGCCTACCTATTTGGCATGATCGAGCAACGCCGCAACGCGCCGCAAGCCGATTTGATTAGCGATTTACTCAAAGCCCAAATCGATGGTGAATCGCTTACCGATATGGATTTGATTGGCTTTTGTGCCTTGTTGTTGGTTGCCGGTAACGAAACCACCACCAATTTGTTGGGTAATGCGGTGCGGGTATTTAGCGAGCAACCAGCCATTTATGCAGAATTACGCGCCAACCCTAGCCTAATTCCGAATGTGTTGGATGAAACCTTGCGCTACTATTCGCCAGTTAAAGCCATGCCCCGCCACACCCATGCTGAGCAACAAATCGGCGATGTGACGATTCCAGCGGGTCAGCGCGTGATGGCGGTGATTGGCTCGGCCAACCGCGATGAAAGCCAATTCCCCAATGCTGATACGTTTGATATTCAGCGCAAAGGCAACCAACATATTGCTTTTGGTCATGGCATTCACTACTGTTTGGGAGCGCCATTGGCTCGGCTCGAAGGCAAATTAGCCTTAGAAGCCATGCTCAAACGCATCGAAACAATCACGATCAAACCTGACGCACAACTTGAGCCAATTCCCACCCCAATTACCTTTGGCGTGAAAAATCTACCAGTGCTGATCACCACCAGCGAATAA